ACGCGATGGGGCGGAGGACCCGTAGTAGTCCGAGCGCGGGAAAGCCGCGTACATGGCGAAGGGGTCCAGCAAGTCAAGCAGCCGAAGAACGGGAATGCCAGGAGGGTACGCCGGTGAATACCGACGCATCGACGGACACGCTCATGCGGGCGCGCCGTCGGGTACTGGGGATCCAGACCAAGCTGCACCGCTGGGCGACCAGTGATTCTCACCAAAGGTTCGATGATCTGTTCAATCTCGTCACCGACCCGGCCTTCCTGCTTGTGGCTTGGGATCGGGTGCGGGGCAACAAAGGCGCCAGGACCGCCGGCGTGGACGGCCGCACCGCGCGGTCGATCCAGGTGACGGAGGGGGTCGAGCAGTTCCTCGGCGAGCTTCGTGGCTCGCTGAAGGACCGCTCGTTCACCCCGTTGCCGGTGGCGGAACGGATGATCCCGAAAGCCGGCGGGCAGCTCCGCCGGCTGGGGATCCCGACCGTCGCCGACCGGGTGGTCCAGGCGTCGCTGAAGCTGGTGTTGGAGCCGATCTTCGAGGCGGATTTCCGCCCGTGTTCCTACGGGTTCCGTCCGAACCGCCAGGCCAGGGACGCCGTCGCCGAGATCGTTTTCCTCACGACCAACAAAGCACGGTACGACTGGATCGTTGAGGGAGACATCAAGGCGTGCTTCGACGAGATCGACC
This Parafrankia discariae DNA region includes the following protein-coding sequences:
- a CDS encoding reverse transcriptase domain-containing protein, whose product is MNTDASTDTLMRARRRVLGIQTKLHRWATSDSHQRFDDLFNLVTDPAFLLVAWDRVRGNKGARTAGVDGRTARSIQVTEGVEQFLGELRGSLKDRSFTPLPVAERMIPKAGGQLRRLGIPTVADRVVQASLKLVLEPIFEADFRPCSYGFRPNRQARDAVAEIVFLTTNKARYDWIVEGDIKACFDEIDHTALMGRVRRRVGDKRVLNLVKAFLKAGILTQERQLRKTDAGAPQGAILSPLLSNVALSVLDDYIAHAPGGPSTSAHFRAKRRRQGLPN